The window GAAAAATGAATATTCAGTAGTCAGCAAAGAAGTTACCGACTTGTGGCATATTAACAGCAATAATTTCTCACATTTTAGTAAACGCTGTTATAATCGCATTTCATAATTTAGTCATCGCGTCACTAGCTGTTATCTTTGTTACTGCTGGTGCTTCTGTTAAGAAAGTTCCAATCATATAATCACCCCCTTTCTTTTTAAAACATTCATCATTTATATTCAAAGTTTTTTTAAATTTGTTAAAACCACGATTAACCTTAACACGATTGTATTTTTTTCTAATTAATTTTGAATTTCTTTGGGAATGCATCACAATGTAACTTCTTGACATTAATTTTATCTCTATCTAAATACTGATATGGTTTTTCAAAGTAGCATTAGAATAAATCACACCATAATCGCTGTTAAGAATCAAAAAGCAATGTTTGCTATTAAAAGTCAAAGTGGTGCTTCGGTTAATTTAATTTCTTTACCCCCAGTAATGTGAGCCGGAATAGTTGTAATTTGAATAAATAAATCTCAGAATGTTTGTTTAATTTGTTCTCAATTAAATTCTTTTAAATTTACTGTCATTTTTTATCTCCCAAAAATCATTTTTATTGGTAAATACATAATTGAAATTAACGCGAAAAGAAAAGTAATGATAATAATTAATCCGGCAATAAATGTAACTTGTGCAGGCATTTTTTCTATCGGAATAAACAGTTTTAAGAACTCCATAATAATTTCTCAAAACATTATTTTTTATTCTCGTTATTTTCTTTTGAATTGGGAGTTTTAACTCATTCTTCAAAGCGAGCAATAAATACTTTTTCTTCTTTTGTAAAATTACCAGTATTATTTTTAATGGCATTTTTATATTTAATTCGCATTTTTATTTTTGCATAAATTTTATAAGCAAAATATGCCAATAGCATTATGCAAATGATAATAAATATTATTCCAATCGCAATATTCATTTTTAAACTCCTTTAAAATAGTTATAATTGGTATCTTTTTTGTTGTTTTCTTTTTCAGCAATGAAGAAACCTAATAATTCTTGTCCCTTAATTAATTTGGTTTCATTTTCTTTTTGATTAATTGAAATTATTTGATATTTACTATCTTTTATTATTCCAATGCAAATTGAATTTTCGTATTTCCCTTTATAAACAAATCGTTTTGAAAACCAAATACCGATTTGTTCATTAAATCACGGAATTTTTGGTGCTTTAATAAGCATTGCGTTTTGCGTTTCTTTTAAGAGATATTTTTTAGTATTTAAGAAAATGTTTTCAATGTTTTTCATAATAAATTACCTTTCTTATAGATAAACTAAGTTTTATATTAACTAAGTTAGTTAACTTAGTTTTTTAAACACTTATATATCGCAGATTTAAGTGTTTAACAAGCTTTGTTATTAAATTTTGTTTTTTAATTAGATAAAGATTTTAATAATTTTAAACTTAGCATACCCTATATAGAAATTTCTACACTTTAACATCCGCATCCTACCCTTGGAACTAATTTAATAGCGTGTATATTTTTAGGAAATCCACCCATTCATTTTTTTATTGCAAAACGAAACAAATTGCTATAGCTAATAGGATGTTATCTATTAACTGGTAAACTTCTTTTGGTTATGGCGACCACCCACAATTTATCGTGCTTTAATACATACCAACATTATTAATTCACTTGTATTTAATTTTCAAAGAACAAACTTTTAACACCTTATAAAATAAAAAGACAATCATTGCTGACTGCCTTAATACTTATTCAAATATTTTCCCACCTAAGAAAACTTTATGCGTCCTTACGATTTAACTTAATTTCAGGAATATATAATTTTGAATTAAGCTAGTTATAGTTATGTACCAAGTCTATTGATAATCCATAAGATTTATTTAAAGGCAATACTATTTTTCAGGAATTTACCAAAAAATTAACTGAACGAATGTTAAATACGGAAATTAAAGATTATCTTGAAACTGATGAGAATCATAATAAAAGAAATGGCAACACACAAAAAACCATTATTACTAAAAATGGTTCAATCGCAATTGATGTACCTAGAGATCGAAATAGTACTTTTGAACCAGTAATTATTCCGAAAAGACAAAGAAGATTTGATAACTTTGATCAAAAAGTAATTTCTTTATATGCAAGAGGAATGACAATTTCTGATATCAAAGCACAATTGCAAGAATTCTATCACGGAGCAGAAATTTCAGAAAGTTTAATTAGTCAAATAACTGATGATGTTATTGAAGAAGTTAAAATGTGACAAACTAAACCTTTAGAGAAGATTTATCCGATTGTTTATTTTGATTGTATTGTTGTTAAAGTAAAGCAAGATAAACGAATAATAAATAAAGCAGTTTATCTTGCCTTAGGAATTAATTTAGATGGTTTAAAAGATATTTTAGGAATGTGAATTAGTGAGAATGAGGGAGCCAAATTTTGACTTAATAATCTTACGGAAATGAAAAATCGTGGGTTACAAGATATTCTTGTTGCTTGTAGTGATAATTTAACTGGGATGTCTGATGCAATAGAAGCTGTTTTCCCAAAAACACAGCATCAATTATGCATTGTTCATCAAATTCGCAATAGTTTAAAATTTGTTCCTTACAAAGATCGCAAACTTGTAGCTAATGATTTAAAATCAATTTATACAGCAATTAATGAAGAAATAGCGTTAATTGCTTTAGATCATTTTTCAGAAAAATGAAATAAAAAGTATCCACAAATTACTAAATCATGAAAAAATAACTGAAATAATTTAATAATTTTTCTTGAATATCCTCAGGAATTTAGAAGAATTATTTACACAACTAATGCGATTGAATCTGTTAATAGTCAATTAAGAAAAGTCATTAAGAATAAAAAGATTTTTCCTAATGACGCATCAGTTTTTAAAATATTTTATTTAGCATTTCAAAATATGGTTAAGAAATGAACGATGCCAATTCAAAATTGGGGAGCCTGTCCAAAATTCTGTGTCTCGATAATTCATTCTGAATTATACTTAAAAGAAGGAGAACAGAAAATGACAAAAAAAATAAAAAAAGAACCTGACGCAATTGATAAAGTTGTTGATTATTTTTTAGAAAATATTGATAATCCACAAGATTTATTTAAAGGCAATACTATTTTTCAGGAATTTACCAAAAAATTAACTGAACGAATGTTAAATACGGAAATTAAAGATTATCTTGAAACTGATGAGAATCATAATAAAAGAAATGGCAACACACAAAAAACCATTATTACTAAAAATGGTTCAATCGCAATTGATGTACCAAGAGATCGAAATAGTACTTTTGAACCAGTAATTATTCCGAAAAGACAAAGAAGATTTGATAACTTTGATCAAAAAGTAATTTCTTTATATGCAAGAGGAATGACAATTTCTGATATCAAAGCACAATTGCAAGAATTCTATCACGGAGCAGAAATTTCAGAAAGTTTAATTAGTCAAATAACTGATGATGTTATTGAAGAAGTTAAAATGTGACAAACTAAACCTTTAGAGAAGATTTATCCGATTGTTTATTTTGATTGTATTGTTGTTAAAGTAAAGCAAGATAAACGAATCGTCATTCTTGCCGACGGCAGTCAATTGGTGACGCCTAGCCTTCGCGAGGGCGATTTTGTGCGACACAAAAAAGACAATCCTTTAAACGCAGAAAATGACAATGTCGGTCACCACATTCATCCGATTTATGTGGCTCCGAAATTAGACAAACCCAATTCTTCTTTTGTTTTCAAATGAAAAAAAAATTATTTTTTTACAACAACAGGGTGAAATGTGGGCACAATGCCCCACACGCCGGAAGATTCTGACATTGTTATGCAGTCCTCACTTATTTTGGATGCTTGACCAAAAGAGGTCCCGGAAGAAATTTATTTATTTTTTTCAGCCGAAACAGAAAAAAATGAAACTGATATTTTAGAAACCCGCCCACAAAATACTAGTTTAATAGCTCACATTTATGTGGGCCTAGGGGCTAAAATTAAATAAGAGAGGAGAAAGTATCATATGAATTCAGAAACAGTAGCAAGTATTTTTACAGCAATTATTGGCGGTTTGGGTGGAACGGCTGGCATTACGGGAATAATCTCGGCTTTAAAAACAAAAAAGGAGGCGAAAAAAATGGAGCAAGAAAATAAAGAAGCGTTAAATAAAATTGATACTAAATTAATGATTATAAATAATAAGATTGATATGGTTATTGCTATCAAAAATAATAACGCTAATAAAAACGAGATTAATATTAACAAACCAAAACGAGGAGCTAAAAATAATGGCTAAAAAATTATTTTGATTGAAAATGTTAATTTACTTTTTAAACTTTATTACTCTAGGACTTGTACCTTTGGGGAAATTAATTTCTGAAAAAATTGAAATTTTAAAAAAACAAGTTGAAGAATTGGAAAGTAAATAATGCCATTACGATTTACTAAAAAATGATTTAGTGATAAAGATGATAATGTAGTAGTTAAAAAACGCGAAATTGAAAAATCAATTTTGCGAATGTATGGTTTTGCTCCTTTTGGTCATGAAGATTATTATAAATCGTATGTGTCCGACACTATGGCTAATGCATTAACTCCTAAGAAGTTGGAAATTAATATTAGTCAACAAGATTTATCACCAAAAATAATGGCATGACTTTATAAAAATGATTTTCAAAGTAAAAACTGGATTAATGAGAAACGAGCTAGCGATATTGGTATTTCAGCATTTCTAATTTTTTTAAATCAAGGAATTATGAATTTTCAACCCATACGAGTAGCAGAGCGAGAATATGATGTGTTGGGAAATTTAATTCAATGTACAATTTTTTACGACGACTATAAGAAAAATAATCTTAATTTACGCATGTACGAAACTTACCAATTAGAAAACAGCAAAGTAAAAATTACGCGTGAAATTTATGAACTAAGCACCAAAAAAATTGTTGACAATAATGGCACTTCCAAATTAGAACAAACAATAATAAAAGTTAATGATTTTGAAAAACAACGCAATAATGAAAAATTAAATATTAACCAAGTTTTAGAAATTAATTACATACCAATTGCAATTTTTTCTAATTTACCAAGTGAGCGTGCTGACATCGCTGGTGTTGAAGATAAATTGAAAGCTTTAGATATTTTTTATGAACAAAGCATTCTAGATGCGATTTTAAACGCCACAAGATTTCTTATTAATACAAATTCACTTGTTGGTAATGTTCAAAAAAATGTAAATAAGATTATTGATGATTTTATTAAAAATCATGTTTTAGTCATGAATTATGATCAAGCACAAAATCCAATACCCTTTTCTACTATTAATGGTCAATTTAGAGGAAAAGAATTAACTTATTTATATGATTGAAATGTGACCGAGATTAATAAACGGATTGGAATGCATGTACCTGCAATTCATAAAGGGGCTCAACAAACTCGTCAAGAAAGTTCTGCGGTTAATATTCAAACTAACAATATGCTCGAGCAAAAATTATTATTACGAGAAGAAGCCCATGCAAACTTTATTTACTTACTACTTAAATTTGACCGCGACTTGAATGGTAACAGTTTTATTTCAAAAGAACTTGAAAAAATGACAATCAAAGTCAATTTGAATGTAACGACCACAATTGGTAAAGAAATTAATAATATTGATATGAAAGGACAAGAAAATGGCGGATTGGAAGACTAAACCAAGTCAAGAAAATGAAACAAAATATCGTGATTATGCAATTGATAATACTCCACTGGACTTTGCAAATTACACCGAACAATCAGACCCTGACTTGCATACAATTTATAACGAAACAAGAAAACGCGAATTATATATTTACCCTTTAAATAACCTGATTAAAAACACAAATAAACCTAATTTATACTTTTCTCCCAATGTTGTTAAAATTGGCTTTATTGACCCGTTAGAAGTTAAAAAAACGATTGCTTATGAAGTTAGTGACTTTAATTTAGAATTAGATGCTCGCAATGCTACTAATATTCAAGATAATAGTGTTGAATATACTATGGTCGATGCCAAGACTATAATTTTTCAAGATGAAAGTTTATACGGCAAATTTAATCTTCATGTTGTTTCTATTGGTGAACCGGCAAACGAAAATAATTTGGATGAATTGTATATTATAAATTCTTACACCGAACGCTATGCCCCAAAATTAATTAAGGTAACCAAGGAAACAGTTTTAGTACGGGTGCAAGATTTTAAAGTTCGTGGTTCTAATCCCATTATTGTTCGTATTCAAAAACAATTGCCCGAAGATACAAAGGTTAAAGCAATTACTATTAAATTTCCACGGCAAGCTTTATTTGGAAATATTAAATTAATCGGGGAAGTAAACGGCGTGGCGGGTTATCCGCGATTATTTATAGAAAATGACAAGGTTATGTTACCAATGCTATCAATGCCGATTGAAACTGAACCAAAAGTTAGAATATTGCAACAATGAATGTCTAGTCAAGTTTTAGCATGAGAAAAAGCAAAATTGTTTTTTAATGAAGGAAGTGTTTTAGATTTAATAAAAATCGGTGGTGGTACCGAAACACGAAAAAAAGTGTTTAGAGATGTTAGAGTTACGGCAATGCATATTACTAGAAATACACAAAAATATCAGAGTGTACCTCTTGGTTGCCTACCAATAGATTTATTAAAAGAAAATATTATTTTAAATGAAACAATCACTCTATCTGGTGAAATTGGTGGGCTTGAGCCAAGTTGTCTAAATTCTACCTCATACAATTTAACTAAAGATTATGATAGAGTGGAATTAGAATTTAAAGAAATTTTTAAAATTGATAGCTTACAAAAAGTATTATTAGATATGTTAAATTATACATATAATTACCGTACTAATTTTAGACACGCAAAATATTATGACGACAAAGATGATGGCATATTATATGGTCAACCGAAAAATAGTGTTGCAAAGTTAAAAGAGGAAAAATTTGTGGGGCAAAAACCGGAAACAGTTATTACAAACTTATTTGAAGATTGAAAATTTGAAAATCCAAAATTGTTAAAGCATTCTTCAGTACAAATATTTAAGCAAATTGTGGTAATGCTATCAGAATATATTTTTTCAGAATTATCTATTAATATGGGTTTAAATGATGATTATAAACTATTATTGCCTTATTATTTTGAACTTATTTCGGTTCCGTTACTTGAAGATGGGTATTATAAGTTTAAGGATGTGGAAGTTATTTTAAAATCAGAGTACTTTAATTTTGATAAAAAAAACATTAAATTAGTTAATAATGACATATCGCAAAATCAATTATTTAAATTGAATAGTAATCAGTTTAATTGATTGCCATTAATTAATAATTTGGAACCAAACGACATCCCTAGTTTACTGCCAAAAGATATAAAACTTGCAGATGGTAATTATGGTAAAAATTTTGTAAATTGCATTGTTGAAAAAACAAAATTAAATAGTGTTATGAGTATTTATGGAAAAGGATTAGAGGCTTTGTTAAGCAATTTTAGATGATACGAGGAAATAAATAAATTTGATATTACTAAACAATGTAAATTTATTTTAGAATATGAATTAGAAAGATTTAAGAATTTAGAAATATCAACTATTTTTGGATATGGGAATTATGATTTAGAAATACAAACAAATAATAATTTAGTTAAAATAAATGATATTGAGTTATTTAATAATAAAATTAGGGACTGTACAATTAACTGTGTCTCTAAGTAATTAACTTAAATTCACTCTGTCCTCAAATTTTATCATTAAATGTGAAATTGCACTACCCCAATTTTGAATTGGCATCGTTCATTTCTTAACCATATTTTGAAATGCTAAATAAAATATTTTAAAAACTGATGCGTCATTAGGAAAAATCTTTTTATTCTTAATGACTTTTCTTAATTGACTATTAACAGATTCAATCGCATTAGTTGTGTAAATAATTCTTCTAAATTCCTGAGGATATTCAAGAAAAATTATTAAATTATTTCAGTTATTTTTTCATGATTTAGTAATTTGTGGATACTTTTTATTTCATTTTTCTGAAAAATGATCTAAAGCAATTAACGCTATTTCTTCATTAATTGCTGTATAAATTGATTTTAAATCATTAGCTACAAGTTTGCGATCTTTGTAAGGAACAAATTTTAAACTATTGCGAATTTGATGAACAATGCATAATTGATGCTGTGTTTTTGGGAAAACAGCTTCTATTGCATCAGACATCCCAGTTAAATTATCACTACAAGCAACAAGAATATCTTGTAACCCACGATTTTTCATTTCCGTAAGATTATTAAGTCAAAATTTGGCTCCCTCATTCTCACTAATTCACATTCCTAAAATATCTTTTAAACCATCTAAATTAA is drawn from Spiroplasma endosymbiont of Clivina fossor and contains these coding sequences:
- a CDS encoding IS256 family transposase: MTKKIKKEPDAIDKVVDYFLENIDNPQDLFKGNTIFQEFTKKLTERMLNTEIKDYLETDENHNKRNGNTQKTIITKNGSIAIDVPRDRNSTFEPVIIPKRQRRFDNFDQKVISLYARGMTISDIKAQLQEFYHGAEISESLISQITDDVIEEVKMWQTKPLEKIYPIVYFDCIVVKVKQDKRIINKAVYLALGINLDGLKDILGMWISENEGAKFWLNNLTEMKNRGLQDILVACSDNLTGMSDAIEAVFPKTQHQLCIVHQIRNSLKFVPYKDRKLVANDLKSIYTAINEEIALIALDHFSEKWNKKYPQITKSWKNNWNNLIIFLEYPQEFRRIIYTTNAIESVNSQLRKVIKNKKIFPNDASVFKIFYLAFQNMVKKWTMPIQNWGSAISHLMIKFEDRVNLS